The following proteins are encoded in a genomic region of Actinomadura sp. NAK00032:
- the purF gene encoding amidophosphoribosyltransferase, whose amino-acid sequence MPLRDGRLSHDIDPSDRAPQDACGVFGVWVPADQASRAEVSKLTYYGLYALQHRGQESAGIAVSDGSRIVVFKDMGLVAQVFDESVLNTLRGHIAVGHCRYSTTGSPTWENAQPTFRSTDAGGLALTHNGNLINTPELAARLEPGVLTATSDTEVLAALFAHHGEGGPIAAAREILPATRGAYSLVFMDEGTLYAARDPEGVRPLVLGSLEAGGWVVASETAGLDIVGARFVREIEPGELVAIDGDGVRSERFAEPRPKGCLFEYVYLARPDTTIAGRSVQATRVEVGRRLAREHPVEADMVIPTPESGTPAAIGYAEASGIPYGQGLVKNSYVGRTFIQPSQTIRQLGIRLKLNPLREAIEGKRLVVVDDSIVRGNTQRAIVGMLRDAGAAEVHVRISSPPVAWPCFYGIDFATRAELIAGNLSVEEVRDSIGADSLGYISLDELISASQIPKNNLCRACFDGVYPIPVEQSARGKHLLEVGR is encoded by the coding sequence GTGCCTCTCCGTGACGGACGTCTGAGCCACGACATCGATCCCTCCGACCGCGCCCCCCAGGACGCCTGCGGGGTCTTCGGCGTCTGGGTTCCCGCCGACCAGGCGTCGCGGGCCGAGGTGAGCAAGCTCACCTACTACGGCCTGTACGCGCTCCAGCACCGCGGCCAGGAATCGGCCGGTATCGCCGTCAGCGACGGCTCCCGCATCGTCGTGTTCAAGGACATGGGCCTCGTCGCCCAGGTCTTCGACGAGTCGGTGCTGAACACGCTGCGCGGCCACATCGCCGTCGGCCACTGCCGCTACTCCACGACCGGATCGCCGACGTGGGAGAACGCGCAGCCCACCTTCCGGTCCACGGACGCGGGCGGCCTCGCGCTCACCCACAACGGCAACCTGATCAACACCCCGGAGCTGGCCGCGCGGCTGGAGCCGGGCGTGCTGACCGCCACGAGCGACACCGAGGTCCTCGCCGCGCTGTTCGCCCACCACGGCGAGGGCGGCCCGATCGCCGCGGCGCGGGAGATCCTCCCGGCCACCCGCGGCGCGTACTCCCTGGTCTTCATGGACGAGGGGACGCTGTACGCCGCCCGCGACCCCGAGGGCGTGCGGCCGCTCGTCCTCGGCTCCCTGGAGGCCGGCGGCTGGGTGGTGGCGTCCGAGACGGCCGGGCTCGACATCGTCGGCGCGCGCTTCGTCCGGGAGATCGAGCCCGGCGAGCTGGTCGCCATCGACGGCGACGGCGTCCGGTCCGAGCGGTTCGCCGAGCCGCGCCCCAAGGGCTGCCTGTTCGAGTACGTCTACCTGGCGCGGCCCGACACGACGATCGCCGGGCGCAGCGTCCAGGCCACCCGCGTCGAGGTAGGCCGCCGGCTGGCCCGCGAGCACCCCGTCGAGGCCGACATGGTCATCCCGACGCCCGAGTCGGGCACCCCGGCCGCGATCGGGTACGCGGAGGCGTCCGGCATCCCCTACGGCCAGGGGCTCGTGAAGAACTCCTACGTCGGGCGGACGTTCATCCAGCCGTCCCAGACGATCCGGCAGCTCGGCATCCGGCTCAAGCTGAACCCGCTGCGCGAGGCGATCGAGGGCAAGCGCCTGGTGGTGGTGGACGACTCGATCGTGCGCGGCAACACCCAGCGCGCCATCGTCGGGATGCTGCGCGACGCGGGCGCCGCCGAGGTGCACGTGCGCATCTCCAGCCCGCCCGTCGCGTGGCCGTGCTTCTACGGCATCGACTTCGCGACCCGCGCCGAGCTGATCGCCGGCAACCTGTCCGTGGAGGAGGTCCGCGACTCCATCGGCGCCGA
- a CDS encoding LamG domain-containing protein, with protein MLIAHWTFDVDTVDGRTVADATGAGPAAELDETAGIVPGREGEALSLSGRDRAVIPAVPQLVLSQVFGFSLAFFVQVTEAPTGEWRSLVYKPVAEDDARGLGLWLYPDAMRLRVQLFTVKGPDYVDSHIRLSLGEWTHVAFVVNTQGMFLYVNGVLDGAVPLEHPVVTPSGPIYLGSELTKPGFGGLLDDFRVYASALNEDAVRALAE; from the coding sequence GTGCTGATCGCTCATTGGACGTTCGACGTCGACACCGTGGACGGCCGTACGGTCGCTGACGCGACCGGGGCAGGACCCGCCGCGGAACTGGACGAGACCGCCGGAATCGTCCCCGGCCGCGAGGGTGAGGCGCTGTCGCTCAGCGGACGCGACCGGGCCGTCATCCCCGCCGTGCCCCAACTCGTCCTCAGCCAGGTGTTCGGGTTCAGCCTGGCGTTCTTCGTCCAGGTCACCGAGGCGCCCACCGGTGAGTGGCGCAGCCTCGTCTACAAGCCGGTCGCCGAGGACGACGCCCGGGGCCTCGGCCTGTGGCTGTACCCGGACGCCATGAGGCTGCGTGTCCAACTGTTCACCGTGAAGGGCCCGGACTATGTCGACAGTCACATCAGGCTGTCGCTGGGGGAATGGACCCATGTCGCCTTCGTCGTGAACACCCAGGGGATGTTCCTCTACGTCAACGGCGTGCTGGACGGTGCCGTCCCCTTGGAGCACCCCGTCGTCACCCCGTCCGGGCCCATCTACCTGGGCAGCGAACTCACCAAGCCGGGCTTCGGCGGGCTGCTGGACGACTTCCGGGTGTACGCGTCCGCGCTCAACGAGGACGCCGTCCGGGCCCTGGCCGAGTGA
- a CDS encoding sterol carrier family protein, which produces MPRTPLTSAVLNEQRAALGLPPYTGEDEPAALRRAALDTVLAAEAGGTEPSRPVVKGAVRFLLDRLAESAPGRSVEVRVPPHAAVQCIDGPHHTRGTPPNVVEMDAATWIALATGRLAWADAVADGRVRASGARADLTGYLPLPID; this is translated from the coding sequence ATGCCGCGAACTCCGCTGACCTCCGCAGTCCTGAACGAGCAGCGCGCCGCCCTCGGCCTGCCGCCCTACACCGGCGAGGACGAGCCCGCCGCGCTCCGTCGCGCGGCCCTGGACACCGTCCTCGCCGCCGAGGCGGGAGGCACGGAGCCATCCCGGCCGGTGGTCAAGGGGGCGGTGCGGTTCCTGCTCGACCGGCTCGCCGAGTCGGCGCCCGGCCGCTCGGTGGAGGTCCGGGTCCCTCCACACGCCGCCGTTCAGTGCATCGACGGCCCGCACCATACCCGTGGTACACCACCGAATGTGGTGGAGATGGACGCCGCGACCTGGATCGCGCTCGCCACGGGACGACTTGCCTGGGCGGACGCGGTCGCTGACGGACGGGTCCGGGCCAGTGGCGCGCGCGCGGATCTGACGGGCTATCTTCCTCTACCCATCGACTGA
- a CDS encoding serine/threonine-protein kinase — protein sequence MPEALPLQPGDPRRLGSFEITGRLGVGEQGAVFLGRDPSGGLVAVKVLHVRLSGEPVARSRFAGAFTSARKVSGFCTAAILAADVEGDLPFVVSDWVDGPSLQQLVDEEGPRGGAVVERLAVGMAVALAAVHRAGALHHNLKPANVLLGRNGPRMCDFGIAHALEAVNVAFSGHNTEDPSYKAPEQLSGMGIGPAADVFAWASTLLFAATGKAPFGEGSPSEVMQRIVYDEPDLSDVPDAVREVMADALAKDPAARPTAPRILERLLGADSPLPVRMPPSMVEEGRALAAGPTAGPGGSQKSTPATAAPPRSPMRVPASPMGPAGQARPPAPPMPPPPPMAPPGPPVPPVAQPGPTGYPGPFGPPGPPQEAASPSLPLLGKLSRTRKARREPEPVPEPQPLADLDPAAFEATATFGAIGVDRPSGSARREEARSDETTRIDPVAADPTAAFDAVGPDPTATFDAVGDLYDHPAPGGDTAGNIIPGLSHGRDSGGPRSSPLSSLARMRRPSNHVLGLALSLFIGVSVGIAIIALVLWPQLKGDDGPPDSANASNNRPVTTIPSSFAGTWKGTAVNTNRNVSFPVEVTFQAGGTTAQAVYPREKCTGTLTLARGTESALKMNLAIGKPCTSGVVEITRQPDGTLQYTWSKPGTKLAYGGRLNRG from the coding sequence ATGCCCGAGGCGCTGCCCCTGCAGCCGGGTGACCCGCGCAGGCTCGGCTCGTTCGAGATCACGGGCCGGCTCGGCGTCGGTGAGCAGGGCGCCGTCTTCCTCGGCAGGGACCCGTCCGGCGGCCTCGTCGCCGTGAAGGTGCTGCACGTGCGGCTCAGCGGCGAGCCCGTCGCCCGCTCCCGGTTCGCCGGCGCGTTCACGTCCGCCCGGAAGGTCTCCGGGTTCTGCACGGCGGCGATCCTGGCCGCCGATGTGGAGGGCGACCTTCCCTTCGTGGTGAGCGACTGGGTGGACGGGCCGTCCCTCCAGCAGCTCGTGGACGAGGAGGGCCCGCGCGGCGGCGCCGTCGTCGAGCGCCTGGCGGTCGGCATGGCGGTCGCGCTCGCGGCCGTCCACCGTGCGGGTGCTCTTCATCACAACCTGAAGCCGGCGAACGTCCTCCTGGGGCGGAACGGGCCGCGGATGTGCGACTTCGGCATAGCGCACGCTCTGGAAGCGGTGAACGTCGCCTTCAGCGGCCACAACACCGAAGACCCGTCCTACAAGGCGCCGGAGCAGTTGAGCGGCATGGGCATCGGCCCGGCCGCCGACGTGTTCGCCTGGGCGTCGACCCTGCTGTTCGCCGCCACTGGCAAGGCCCCGTTCGGGGAGGGCTCGCCGTCGGAGGTGATGCAGCGCATCGTCTACGACGAGCCCGATCTGTCGGACGTCCCCGATGCCGTGCGGGAGGTGATGGCGGACGCCCTGGCCAAGGACCCGGCCGCCCGTCCCACGGCCCCGCGCATTCTTGAGCGGCTTCTTGGCGCGGACAGTCCGCTTCCCGTCCGCATGCCGCCTTCGATGGTGGAAGAGGGACGCGCCTTGGCCGCCGGCCCTACAGCGGGCCCTGGCGGCAGCCAGAAGAGCACACCGGCGACTGCGGCGCCGCCGCGTTCTCCCATGAGAGTCCCAGCGTCGCCCATGGGGCCCGCCGGGCAGGCCCGTCCTCCCGCACCACCGATGCCTCCGCCGCCGCCCATGGCGCCTCCGGGGCCGCCAGTACCTCCGGTCGCTCAGCCTGGGCCGACCGGGTACCCCGGCCCGTTTGGACCGCCCGGCCCGCCGCAGGAGGCGGCATCGCCGTCCCTCCCCCTGCTCGGCAAGCTCTCGCGTACCCGCAAGGCCCGCCGCGAGCCTGAGCCCGTACCGGAGCCGCAGCCCCTGGCCGATCTGGACCCGGCGGCCTTCGAGGCGACAGCGACGTTCGGCGCGATCGGTGTGGACCGTCCGTCCGGCTCCGCCCGGCGGGAGGAGGCCCGGTCGGACGAGACCACGCGGATCGACCCGGTCGCCGCCGACCCGACGGCCGCGTTCGACGCGGTGGGCCCCGACCCGACCGCGACGTTCGACGCGGTCGGCGACCTGTACGACCACCCGGCCCCCGGCGGCGACACGGCCGGCAACATCATTCCGGGGCTCAGCCATGGGCGGGACAGCGGCGGGCCTCGTTCCTCTCCGCTGTCCTCCCTCGCGCGCATGCGCCGCCCCAGCAACCATGTGCTCGGGCTCGCCCTGTCACTGTTCATCGGTGTCAGCGTCGGCATCGCCATCATCGCGCTGGTGCTGTGGCCCCAGCTCAAGGGCGACGACGGGCCTCCGGACAGCGCCAACGCGTCCAACAACCGTCCTGTGACGACGATCCCGTCGTCGTTTGCGGGCACCTGGAAGGGGACTGCGGTCAACACCAACCGCAACGTGTCCTTCCCAGTGGAGGTCACGTTCCAGGCAGGCGGCACCACGGCTCAGGCGGTGTATCCGCGTGAGAAGTGCACCGGCACCCTCACGTTGGCCAGGGGCACCGAAAGCGCGCTGAAGATGAACCTGGCCATCGGCAAGCCCTGCACGAGCGGGGTCGTGGAAATCACCCGCCAGCCGGACGGGACGCTGCAGTACACGTGGAGCAAGCCGGGCACGAAGCTCGCCTACGGCGGTCGCCTCAACCGCGGCTGA
- a CDS encoding S8 family peptidase: MRAVHRRLLLAGAVATSVAAAAALPALAGDSAPLVGVTAAEGTPVPGQYIVTLKPGASSDTAARSVRAAGVKRFDGVLNGFAAKLTGDQLNRLRRDHRVAAIEQDQVVRATSTQRSPLPWGLDRIDQRSRKLSKSYSYTSSGSGVNAYVIDTGLDVRHKEFGGRASIAWTASRFGGDGRDCNGHGTHVAGIIGAKTTGAAKSVKLRALRVLDCKGSGSMSDVVAAVQWLRTHAAKPAVANLSLGGPKSAALNTAVMNLSKSGVFVSVAAGNDNKDACKFSPSGAGWVMTVGATTVYDNRAAFSNWGKCVDINAPGYGIWSTWPGGGLKKVSGTSMAAPYVSGVAALYLSTHKKATFPQVQKWLNDNSTHSLKKLRSQPNRLLYKGKL; encoded by the coding sequence TTGCGGGCTGTCCACCGAAGGCTGCTGCTGGCCGGCGCGGTCGCGACGAGCGTCGCCGCCGCCGCGGCGCTCCCTGCGCTCGCCGGCGACTCCGCGCCCCTGGTCGGGGTGACGGCGGCCGAGGGCACGCCGGTGCCCGGCCAGTACATCGTCACGCTGAAGCCCGGAGCGTCCTCCGACACCGCCGCCAGGAGCGTCAGGGCGGCCGGCGTCAAGCGCTTCGACGGCGTGCTGAACGGCTTCGCCGCCAAGCTGACCGGCGACCAGCTGAACAGACTGCGCCGCGACCACCGCGTCGCCGCGATCGAGCAGGACCAGGTCGTCCGGGCGACCTCCACCCAGCGCTCGCCGCTGCCCTGGGGCCTCGACCGGATCGACCAGCGGTCCAGGAAGCTCTCGAAGAGCTACTCCTACACATCGTCCGGCAGCGGCGTGAACGCCTACGTCATCGACACCGGCCTCGACGTCCGGCACAAGGAGTTCGGGGGCCGCGCCTCCATCGCCTGGACGGCGAGCAGGTTCGGCGGAGACGGACGCGACTGCAACGGCCACGGCACCCACGTCGCGGGCATCATCGGGGCCAAGACCACCGGCGCCGCCAAGTCGGTCAAGCTGCGGGCGCTCCGCGTCCTCGACTGCAAGGGCTCCGGCTCGATGTCGGACGTCGTCGCCGCCGTCCAATGGCTGCGCACCCACGCGGCCAAGCCGGCGGTGGCGAACCTGTCCCTCGGCGGGCCGAAGTCAGCGGCGCTCAACACCGCCGTGATGAACTTGTCCAAGTCCGGGGTCTTCGTGTCCGTGGCCGCAGGCAACGACAACAAGGACGCCTGCAAGTTCTCCCCGTCCGGTGCCGGATGGGTCATGACGGTCGGCGCGACCACCGTCTACGACAACCGCGCGGCGTTCTCCAACTGGGGCAAGTGCGTCGACATCAACGCACCCGGTTACGGCATCTGGTCCACCTGGCCAGGCGGCGGCCTGAAGAAGGTCAGCGGGACGTCCATGGCCGCTCCTTACGTCAGCGGCGTCGCGGCCCTCTACCTGTCCACGCACAAGAAGGCGACTTTCCCGCAGGTGCAGAAGTGGCTGAACGACAACTCCACGCACAGTCTCAAGAAGCTGAGGTCACAGCCCAATCGGCTGCTCTACAAGGGCAAGCTGTGA